In Candidatus Pelagibacter ubique HIMB140, a single window of DNA contains:
- a CDS encoding aminopeptidase P family protein, protein MSDYIKILRNKFKTYEIDGYVIPKNDDFFTEYSKLNRLEVISNFSGSAGLAIVLKNKNYLFTDGRYTIQSKMESGKNFKIYGFEKLINCNLFKNLTLGIDPKLFTSTQIKNYFLKYNKIKHVKKNLIDEIKKQREQASIPFFSLDKNIVGESINSKLNKITKYLKKSKTDFIFISAPENVAWTLNIRGGDGPNSPIPNSRLIISKSKKILLISNLRKCKQLLKNKIIRKDQFLDVNYLPSKIQNLKGKSFIVDDKSCSIFYENLIKSKFKIIKKEDPIYHLKAIKNKTEINNMINAHIYDGVALTKFLYWIKKINKKNITEVEASKKLENFRKLNKQFLYPSFDTIAGSGKNGAIVHYRAKKKNCRVINKRDIFLCDSGGQYKYGTTDVTRTICFSKQKQNIKNIFTKVLKGHIAVATSDINKQDTGKKIDKRARKFLNKSNLDYAHGTGHGVGFFLNVHEGPQSITKINSVKIREGMILSNEPGYYKTNEYGIRIENLVYVKKIKKNLLFQNLTMAPIEKDLINFNLLTNYEKNYLFKYHFEVYSKISKYLSPNEKKWLATFI, encoded by the coding sequence ATGAGTGATTACATAAAGATTTTAAGAAATAAATTTAAGACATATGAGATCGATGGCTATGTAATTCCAAAAAATGATGATTTTTTTACAGAATATTCAAAATTAAATCGATTAGAAGTTATTTCAAATTTTAGTGGATCTGCTGGTCTAGCAATTGTTCTTAAAAATAAAAATTATTTATTTACTGACGGAAGATACACAATTCAAAGTAAAATGGAGAGTGGAAAAAATTTTAAAATTTATGGATTTGAAAAATTAATAAATTGTAATTTATTTAAAAATCTTACACTAGGTATAGATCCAAAGTTATTTACCAGTACTCAAATAAAAAATTATTTTTTAAAATATAACAAAATTAAACATGTCAAAAAAAATCTAATTGATGAAATTAAAAAACAGAGAGAACAGGCCTCTATTCCTTTTTTTTCATTAGACAAAAATATTGTTGGTGAAAGCATTAATTCTAAATTAAATAAAATAACAAAATATTTAAAAAAAAGTAAAACAGATTTTATTTTTATTAGTGCACCAGAAAATGTTGCGTGGACCTTAAATATTCGAGGTGGAGATGGCCCCAACAGTCCAATTCCAAATTCACGATTGATAATAAGTAAATCAAAAAAAATATTACTTATAAGTAATCTTAGAAAGTGTAAGCAATTATTAAAGAATAAAATTATTAGGAAAGATCAATTTTTAGATGTAAATTATTTACCTAGTAAAATACAAAATCTTAAGGGAAAAAGCTTTATTGTAGATGATAAATCTTGTTCAATATTTTATGAAAATTTAATTAAGTCTAAATTTAAGATAATAAAAAAAGAAGATCCAATTTATCATTTAAAAGCAATCAAAAATAAAACTGAGATTAATAATATGATTAATGCTCATATCTATGATGGTGTAGCATTAACAAAATTTCTATACTGGATAAAAAAAATTAATAAAAAAAATATTACGGAAGTAGAAGCGTCTAAGAAATTAGAAAATTTTAGAAAATTAAATAAACAATTTCTCTACCCAAGTTTTGATACAATAGCAGGCTCTGGCAAAAATGGTGCGATTGTTCATTATCGTGCAAAGAAAAAAAATTGCAGAGTTATAAATAAGAGAGATATTTTCCTTTGTGATTCTGGAGGTCAATATAAATATGGAACAACTGATGTAACAAGAACAATTTGTTTTTCAAAACAAAAGCAAAACATCAAAAATATTTTTACCAAAGTTTTAAAAGGTCATATTGCTGTAGCTACAAGTGATATAAATAAACAAGATACAGGCAAAAAGATAGATAAAAGAGCAAGAAAATTTTTAAATAAAAGTAACTTAGATTATGCACATGGTACAGGACATGGAGTTGGATTTTTTCTTAATGTTCATGAAGGCCCTCAATCTATTACAAAAATAAATTCTGTAAAAATAAGAGAGGGTATGATTTTAAGTAATGAACCTGGGTATTATAAAACCAATGAATATGGAATTAGGATTGAAAATTTAGTCTATGTAAAAAAAATAAAGAAAAATTTGTTATTTCAAAATTTAACAATGGCTCCTATAGAAAAAGATTTAATAAATTTTAATTTATTAACAAATTATGAGAAAAACTATCTATTTAAGTATCATTTTGAAGTTTATTCAAAGATATCAAAATACTTGAGTCCAAATGAGAAAAAGTGGTTAGCTACTTTTATTTAG
- the ligA gene encoding NAD-dependent DNA ligase LigA, whose protein sequence is MSSNIKKEYNLKIKLIKKYNESYFDHNKSIVSDASYDILKKEILELENKYNFLNSKYSPSKYVGFKPSKNFHKSPHRVPMLSLGNAFSEEDLLNFEKKISNFLSLNGKEIYYSAEPKIDGISASLTYKKGKFFKGLSRGDGKEGEDITSNLLTIEDIPKKILSKDFPEEIDIRGEVFIKNDDFKNLNVKFANPRNAASGSLRQKNSEETKKIPLNFIAYTFGYERGLMVNNQFEYLKKLTEWGFKTNPLNKLISGVKNLLNNYNQIEKKRINLDFDIDGVVYKVNDFAMQKRLGSVANAPRWAIAHKFSSNKAISQILDIEIQIGRTGALTPVAKIKPINIGGVLVSNATLHNEDEINRKDIRIGDTVVVERAGDVIPHILSVDKQKRLKNSKKFIFPKNCPSCGSETIKEFNKITKKVDAVRRCSSEGYYCNKMSVEKLKHFVSKEAFNIDGFGKKIVENFWKLKLIKYPQDIFNLDFSKIKNLDGWGKLSVQNLKYSIDQKKIISLERFIYSLGIRHIGLENAKLLSKHFVSFSKFKNLTKQIDYEDLLNIDGIGDTQVSSIKIFFSNEANQIVLNELEKVLLIKDAIKNSNNGLLKNKTFLVTGKLNGISRAEVKSLIEEHSGKTVSSVSKKLNFLIIGEKPTKKKIDDAKKLKIKVIDQVKFLKMLNKSS, encoded by the coding sequence ATGTCTAGTAATATTAAGAAAGAGTATAATTTAAAAATTAAATTAATTAAAAAATATAATGAAAGTTATTTCGATCATAATAAATCAATAGTATCTGATGCTTCATATGATATTTTAAAAAAAGAAATTTTAGAATTAGAAAATAAATATAATTTTTTAAATTCGAAATATTCTCCATCTAAATATGTAGGTTTTAAACCTTCAAAAAATTTTCACAAATCACCGCATAGAGTTCCTATGCTTTCTTTAGGTAATGCATTTTCAGAGGAAGATTTACTGAACTTCGAAAAAAAAATTAGTAATTTTTTATCATTAAACGGAAAGGAAATATATTATAGTGCGGAACCTAAAATTGATGGAATTTCAGCTTCATTAACATATAAAAAAGGTAAATTTTTTAAAGGTTTGTCTAGAGGAGATGGAAAAGAAGGAGAAGATATAACTTCAAATCTTTTAACCATAGAAGATATACCAAAAAAAATTTTATCAAAAGATTTTCCTGAAGAAATTGATATTAGAGGCGAAGTGTTTATTAAAAATGATGATTTTAAAAATTTAAATGTAAAATTTGCAAACCCTAGAAATGCAGCTTCAGGTTCATTAAGACAAAAAAATTCTGAGGAAACAAAAAAAATACCTTTAAACTTTATTGCTTATACATTTGGATATGAGAGAGGATTAATGGTTAATAATCAATTCGAATACCTTAAAAAATTAACTGAATGGGGTTTCAAAACTAACCCGTTAAACAAATTAATATCTGGAGTAAAAAATTTATTAAATAATTATAATCAAATAGAAAAAAAAAGAATTAATTTGGATTTTGATATAGACGGTGTCGTTTACAAAGTTAATGATTTTGCAATGCAAAAAAGATTAGGAAGTGTTGCAAACGCACCTAGGTGGGCAATAGCTCACAAGTTTTCCTCAAACAAAGCGATTTCTCAAATATTAGACATAGAAATTCAAATAGGAAGAACTGGTGCTTTAACACCAGTAGCAAAAATTAAACCAATAAATATTGGAGGTGTTTTAGTTTCCAATGCAACATTGCATAATGAGGATGAAATTAATCGAAAAGATATCAGAATAGGTGATACTGTAGTTGTAGAAAGGGCTGGTGATGTAATACCTCATATACTTTCAGTAGATAAACAAAAAAGATTAAAAAATTCAAAAAAATTTATTTTTCCAAAAAATTGTCCATCATGTGGATCAGAAACAATTAAAGAATTTAATAAAATAACAAAAAAAGTTGACGCTGTTAGGAGATGTTCCAGTGAAGGTTATTATTGTAATAAAATGTCAGTTGAAAAATTAAAACATTTTGTATCAAAAGAAGCATTTAATATAGATGGGTTTGGAAAGAAAATAGTTGAAAATTTTTGGAAATTGAAATTAATAAAATATCCTCAAGACATTTTCAATTTAGATTTTTCAAAAATTAAAAATTTAGATGGTTGGGGCAAACTTTCTGTTCAAAACTTAAAGTATTCAATTGATCAAAAAAAAATTATTTCTTTAGAAAGATTTATATATTCTTTGGGAATAAGACATATAGGTTTAGAAAATGCAAAATTGTTGTCTAAACATTTTGTATCATTTTCAAAATTTAAAAATTTAACTAAACAAATTGATTATGAAGATTTACTAAATATTGATGGAATTGGTGATACACAAGTAAGCTCAATCAAGATTTTTTTTTCAAATGAAGCTAACCAAATAGTTTTGAATGAATTAGAAAAAGTTTTATTAATTAAAGATGCTATAAAAAATTCAAATAATGGTTTATTAAAAAATAAAACTTTTTTGGTTACTGGAAAATTAAATGGAATAAGTAGAGCAGAAGTTAAATCTCTGATTGAAGAACATTCTGGAAAAACTGTTAGTAGTGTATCAAAAAAATTGAATTTCTTAATTATTGGTGAAAAACCAACTAAAAAAAAAATAGATGACGCTAAAAAATTAAAAATAAAAGTAATTGATCAAGTTAAATTTTTGAAGATGCTAAATAAAAGTAGCTAA
- a CDS encoding outer membrane protein assembly factor BamD, translating into MQFKIILKIFVISILIYSCSKNETKKSTITQKSLDLQILEAYQEGMKNLKEGDVIFAAKKFNEVETMFPQSIWAPKSSLMAAYSYYVQDYYSEAIAELVRFKRVYPTHNNLDYANYLLSLCYYEQIVDETKDLESILNSKQSFESLINNYPNSEYSIDAKFKLDLIEDILAAKELYIGRYYLEKKKWISAINRFKVIINDYDNSIYVEEALHRLVEIYYIIGLKEESFKYAKLLGYNYRTSKWYEQSYKIFNKKYEIKKKERQKEKKKEIKVLNKFKSIFD; encoded by the coding sequence ATGCAATTTAAAATTATTTTAAAAATATTTGTAATATCAATTTTAATTTATTCTTGTTCAAAAAATGAAACAAAGAAATCTACCATAACTCAAAAAAGTTTAGATTTACAAATATTGGAAGCTTACCAAGAAGGAATGAAAAATCTGAAGGAGGGAGATGTAATTTTTGCAGCAAAAAAATTTAACGAAGTAGAAACAATGTTCCCCCAATCGATTTGGGCACCAAAATCTTCTCTAATGGCTGCTTACTCATATTATGTTCAGGATTATTATTCAGAGGCTATTGCTGAATTAGTGAGGTTTAAGAGAGTATATCCAACACATAATAATTTAGATTATGCAAATTATTTATTATCTTTATGTTATTATGAACAAATTGTTGATGAAACTAAAGACCTTGAATCAATTTTAAACTCAAAGCAAAGTTTTGAATCTTTAATTAATAATTATCCTAATTCAGAATATTCTATAGATGCAAAATTTAAGTTAGATTTAATTGAAGATATTCTTGCTGCAAAAGAACTTTATATAGGTAGATATTACCTAGAGAAGAAAAAATGGATTTCAGCAATTAACAGATTTAAGGTTATCATAAATGATTATGATAATAGTATTTATGTTGAAGAGGCTTTACATAGATTAGTAGAAATATATTATATAATAGGGCTGAAAGAAGAGTCATTTAAATATGCAAAATTGCTTGGATATAATTACAGGACTTCCAAGTGGTATGAACAGTCATATAAAATATTTAACAAAAAATATGAGATAAAGAAAAAGGAAAGACAAAAAGAAAAAAAGAAAGAGATAAAAGTTTTAAACAAATTTAAATCAATTTTTGATTAA
- the murB gene encoding UDP-N-acetylmuramate dehydrogenase, translating into MKTNLKELSEEFSKNLKLDYDLKKKNWFNIGGKAKIFFKAENLKDLIKFLKIIENKENIFVLGGGSNTLITDDKYDGVVIKLANNFNNLSVLSDDIIIAGSSVSDKALSEFALENSLGGFEFLSCIPGTVGGGIKMNAGCFNREFKDILISVQAVTKIGQVVTIPAKEINFKYRDSGISEDLIFLSASLKGFKKEKQLIQKEMSFLKERKEKVQPTRIKTSGSTFKNPLDQSKKKVWELIKESVPLDISFGDAYISEKHCNFFVNKGNAKFKDMKNLIDYVSKNVFEKTGVKLETEIKILE; encoded by the coding sequence ATGAAAACTAATTTGAAAGAACTATCAGAAGAATTTAGTAAAAACTTAAAGTTAGACTATGATTTAAAAAAAAAAAATTGGTTTAATATTGGTGGTAAAGCTAAAATTTTTTTTAAGGCTGAAAATTTAAAAGATTTAATCAAATTTTTAAAGATTATAGAAAATAAAGAAAATATTTTCGTCTTAGGTGGGGGGTCAAATACATTAATAACAGATGATAAATATGATGGTGTAGTAATCAAGCTTGCAAATAATTTTAACAATTTATCAGTTCTGTCAGATGATATAATTATTGCAGGAAGCAGTGTTAGTGACAAAGCATTATCAGAATTTGCATTAGAAAATAGTTTGGGTGGTTTTGAATTTTTGTCTTGTATACCAGGCACAGTTGGTGGTGGAATTAAAATGAATGCTGGCTGTTTTAATAGAGAATTTAAAGATATTCTTATTTCAGTTCAAGCAGTTACTAAAATAGGCCAGGTTGTAACTATACCTGCGAAGGAAATAAATTTTAAATACAGGGATAGCGGTATATCTGAGGACCTTATTTTTTTAAGCGCCTCGTTAAAAGGCTTTAAGAAAGAAAAACAACTAATTCAAAAAGAAATGAGTTTTTTAAAAGAAAGAAAAGAAAAAGTGCAACCAACAAGAATTAAAACCAGTGGAAGTACTTTTAAAAATCCTTTAGATCAATCTAAAAAAAAGGTTTGGGAACTAATAAAAGAGTCAGTTCCATTAGATATTTCTTTTGGTGACGCATATATTTCAGAAAAACACTGTAATTTTTTTGTAAATAAGGGTAATGCTAAATTTAAAGATATGAAGAATTTGATCGATTATGTCTCAAAAAATGTATTTGAGAAAACAGGTGTAAAGTTAGAAACTGAGATAAAAATTTTAGAATAA
- a CDS encoding D-alanine--D-alanine ligase, whose translation MKKKILILSGGISKERLISLDTGNQVAKELKKNGYKIKIFEPDKFLSSNIKKFKPDVIFNALHGQFGEDGYIQSILETHKIPYTHSGVLASSIAMDKEISKKFFIKNKIITPKFFVYNYDYKSFELIKKIKSKLKFPVVIKPLNEGSSVNVFICNKSNLVQKINLLKNYKKIMIEQFIGGREIQVAIMGNKKLGAIELKPKRAFYDYQAKYSTNAKTKHIIPVDLPNKKLNQVLNIAHKAHNIIGCSGVTRSDFKYYKGKFYLLEINTQPGMTKLSLVPEIASYKGISFLKLIEWILKDASKKK comes from the coding sequence TTGAAAAAAAAAATACTTATACTATCGGGTGGAATTTCAAAGGAGAGATTAATTAGCCTTGATACAGGTAACCAAGTTGCCAAAGAACTTAAAAAAAATGGTTATAAAATTAAGATTTTTGAACCAGATAAATTTTTATCGTCTAATATCAAAAAATTTAAGCCCGATGTAATTTTTAATGCTTTGCATGGTCAATTTGGAGAAGATGGGTATATCCAAAGCATTTTAGAGACGCACAAAATCCCTTACACTCACTCTGGAGTTTTAGCATCATCTATAGCTATGGATAAAGAAATTTCAAAAAAATTTTTTATAAAAAATAAAATTATAACACCAAAATTTTTTGTTTATAATTATGATTATAAATCATTTGAATTAATAAAAAAAATTAAGTCAAAACTTAAATTTCCTGTTGTAATAAAACCTTTAAATGAAGGTTCTAGTGTTAATGTTTTTATATGTAATAAATCTAATTTAGTTCAAAAGATTAATTTATTGAAAAATTATAAAAAAATTATGATCGAGCAATTTATCGGAGGTAGGGAAATTCAAGTAGCAATTATGGGTAATAAAAAACTTGGAGCAATTGAATTAAAACCCAAAAGAGCTTTCTATGATTATCAAGCAAAGTACAGCACAAATGCAAAAACTAAACATATAATTCCTGTTGATTTACCAAATAAAAAATTAAATCAAGTATTGAATATTGCACATAAAGCACACAATATTATTGGTTGTTCTGGTGTTACACGTTCAGATTTTAAATATTACAAGGGTAAATTTTATTTGTTAGAAATTAACACTCAACCAGGTATGACTAAATTATCTCTTGTTCCAGAAATAGCCTCTTATAAGGGAATAAGCTTTTTAAAATTAATTGAATGGATTTTAAAAGATGCCTCAAAGAAAAAATAA
- a CDS encoding UDP-N-acetylglucosamine--N-acetylmuramyl-(pentapeptide) pyrophosphoryl-undecaprenol N-acetylglucosamine transferase gives MKEKVLISTGGSGGHVIPAITIYDHLKESYDVIISTDSRGLKYLAKDDYRYILIDTPKLNSLILLPFILFKVLILAISSLKILKKKKISYLISTGGYMSLPLCLAAKILNIKIFLIEPNMVLGRANKFFLNFSKKLICYSINLKNCPKKYEKQKKISKPFIRKEYYEANLFKKEANLFTIMVIGGSQGAKIFDTLINETILSISKTCSINVIHQTSRENINNLKNFYKINNIESNVFSFDQNLNELMKQSDLCISRSGASSLAEMSLMNVPFIAIPLPSSKDNHQYENAKYYYDKNCCWIVDQKKFDKDKFEELLLKIAKKNEDYMSKKENLKKLNYQNTWNNVNQNLLEILNEN, from the coding sequence GTGAAAGAAAAAGTATTAATTTCCACTGGAGGTTCTGGAGGACATGTCATTCCTGCAATTACAATTTATGACCATTTGAAAGAATCATATGATGTAATAATCTCAACAGACTCTAGAGGATTAAAATATTTAGCAAAAGATGATTATAGATATATTTTAATAGATACACCGAAGTTAAATAGTTTAATACTACTTCCTTTTATATTATTTAAAGTCTTAATATTAGCAATTAGTTCTCTAAAAATATTAAAAAAAAAAAAAATTTCTTATTTAATTTCAACAGGTGGATATATGTCTTTACCATTATGTCTGGCAGCAAAAATTTTAAATATTAAAATTTTTTTAATTGAACCAAATATGGTTTTAGGAAGAGCCAATAAATTCTTTTTAAATTTTTCTAAAAAATTAATTTGTTATTCAATAAACTTAAAAAATTGTCCAAAAAAATATGAAAAACAGAAAAAAATTTCAAAACCTTTTATAAGAAAAGAATATTATGAAGCAAATTTATTTAAAAAAGAAGCAAATTTATTTACCATCATGGTTATTGGAGGCAGCCAAGGAGCTAAAATTTTTGATACACTTATTAATGAAACGATTTTGAGTATCTCAAAAACTTGCTCAATAAATGTAATCCATCAAACTAGTAGAGAAAACATAAATAATTTAAAAAATTTTTATAAAATTAATAACATAGAAAGCAATGTTTTTAGTTTTGATCAAAATTTAAACGAACTTATGAAACAGTCTGACTTATGTATATCAAGGTCAGGCGCTTCAAGCTTAGCTGAAATGTCATTAATGAATGTTCCTTTTATCGCCATACCACTTCCTAGTTCAAAGGATAATCATCAATATGAAAATGCTAAATATTATTATGATAAAAATTGTTGTTGGATAGTTGATCAAAAAAAATTTGATAAAGATAAATTTGAAGAATTATTGTTAAAAATTGCAAAAAAAAATGAGGATTACATGTCAAAAAAAGAGAATCTAAAAAAATTAAATTATCAAAATACTTGGAATAATGTTAATCAAAATTTATTGGAAATTTTAAATGAAAATTGA
- a CDS encoding cell division protein FtsQ/DivIB produces MPQRKNKKILIYFFLLILVGSINNNSINNLKFEKIKNINIFGLDESNQKMLLYNLNNLDLKNIFFIKKKNFQSIIESNSIVEEYNVIKKYPHSIDINIRKTNFIARININGKFFLLGSNGKVSNNDISNIQLPYIFGSPDTNEVVELKKIIDQSNIVYSQIDSLYYFKSNRWDLKFTNNLLIKLPEKIDKETLDKISFFLGNIELDNKKILDARIKNQIIILNE; encoded by the coding sequence ATGCCTCAAAGAAAAAATAAAAAAATATTAATTTATTTTTTTTTGTTAATTTTAGTAGGCTCAATAAATAATAACTCAATAAATAATCTAAAATTTGAAAAAATTAAAAATATAAATATTTTTGGTTTAGATGAAAGTAACCAAAAAATGTTACTTTATAATTTAAATAATTTAGATTTAAAAAATATTTTTTTTATCAAAAAAAAAAATTTTCAAAGCATAATCGAGTCTAATTCAATAGTTGAAGAGTATAACGTTATAAAAAAATATCCTCATTCAATTGACATTAATATTAGGAAGACAAATTTTATTGCCAGGATCAACATAAACGGAAAGTTTTTTTTATTAGGGAGCAATGGCAAAGTATCAAATAACGATATTTCAAATATACAACTGCCATACATATTTGGGAGTCCAGATACAAATGAGGTAGTTGAATTAAAGAAAATTATCGATCAATCAAATATTGTTTATTCACAAATAGATTCTCTATATTATTTTAAATCTAATAGATGGGATTTAAAATTTACTAACAATTTATTAATTAAATTGCCTGAAAAAATTGATAAAGAAACTTTAGATAAAATATCATTTTTTTTAGGAAATATTGAATTAGACAATAAAAAAATATTAGATGCTAGAATAAAAAATCAAATAATAATTTTAAATGAATGA
- the lpxC gene encoding UDP-3-O-acyl-N-acetylglucosamine deacetylase, with the protein MSYLTQKTIKDNISFSGISLHSGLDVNISIKPALPNHGIVFKRIDLKSNNLVYPNFMNVTNTSLNTTVENEFGVKVSTIEHLMCALFGLGIDNALIEIDNEEVPILDGSAKIFIEKIISAGIEISDAPIKIIKIEKEVTYSDGDRYINIKPSTLSLDIDYEIKYKNPVIGNQRNTFKIYEDDLTDVYNSRTFCLFEDIELIKKKGLAKGGSLDNAIVVKDNITLNSEGLRNKKEFVNHKILDCIGDLYTCGYRMIASIKCSQGGHYLTNQLLRSVFENKKNFSILEIKEKNLPHTLINRNILRSIA; encoded by the coding sequence GTGTCTTATTTAACTCAAAAAACAATAAAAGATAATATTTCATTCAGCGGGATATCTCTCCACAGTGGTTTAGATGTTAATATAAGTATCAAACCTGCGCTCCCTAACCATGGTATAGTTTTCAAAAGAATAGATTTAAAAAGTAATAACCTAGTTTATCCAAATTTTATGAATGTTACCAATACATCTTTAAATACTACAGTTGAAAATGAATTTGGTGTTAAAGTTTCAACTATTGAACATTTGATGTGTGCATTATTTGGATTAGGTATAGACAATGCTCTTATTGAAATTGATAATGAAGAAGTACCTATATTAGATGGATCTGCAAAAATATTTATCGAAAAAATTATTTCAGCTGGAATCGAAATTTCAGATGCTCCAATAAAAATAATAAAAATAGAAAAAGAAGTAACTTATTCTGACGGTGATCGTTATATCAATATTAAACCATCAACCTTAAGTTTGGATATTGATTATGAAATAAAATACAAAAATCCAGTAATTGGAAATCAACGCAACACATTTAAGATATATGAAGATGACTTAACTGATGTTTATAATTCTAGGACTTTTTGTTTATTTGAGGATATAGAATTAATCAAGAAAAAAGGCCTTGCTAAAGGAGGCAGTTTAGATAATGCAATAGTAGTTAAAGATAATATAACTTTAAACTCTGAAGGTCTTAGAAATAAAAAAGAATTTGTAAATCATAAGATCTTAGATTGTATAGGCGACTTATATACATGTGGATATAGAATGATTGCGAGTATAAAATGCTCTCAAGGTGGTCATTATCTTACAAATCAGCTCTTAAGAAGTGTTTTTGAAAATAAAAAAAACTTTTCTATTTTAGAAATAAAAGAAAAAAACTTACCTCATACTTTGATAAATAGAAATATTTTAAGATCTATAGCTTAA
- the murC gene encoding UDP-N-acetylmuramate--L-alanine ligase, which produces MKIELAKSEVIHFVGIGGIGMSGLSMIMKRKGFKVQGSDISNNKNINRIRKEKIKVYVGHKKQNISKATILVVSSAIKKNNPELIEAKSKGLPIYKRGEMLANIVSLSKNIVVVGSHGKTTTTSLIASIFQNTKIDPTIINGGIINSINNTAKLGKSDWSILEADESDGSFIFIPPTYSIITNIDREHMDFYNSMKKLNKYFINFVEKVPSFGKSFICLDDKNNKNLIKKIKKKNFYTYGEDLRSNFSIKNINQYKEFSKFDLFIKLPNKKNRYLKNIIIPLLGNHNIKNAVAALAVSLTVGISIFDIKKGLKNFKGVERRFNKIFSFNNVDFFDDYAHHPTEIGEVLNGVSKVYKGYEKICIFQPHRISRVKDLKKEFSHAFKNADKVILFPIYNAGEKMKLGFSYHSFAKQIIKNSKVELLMIENPMQLAKYVKSNIYGKKIVIAMGAGSISSWMRELPKYLK; this is translated from the coding sequence ATGAAAATTGAATTAGCTAAATCAGAAGTTATTCATTTTGTTGGTATAGGCGGGATAGGGATGAGTGGCCTTTCAATGATTATGAAGAGAAAAGGTTTTAAAGTTCAAGGAAGTGATATCTCAAATAATAAAAATATTAATAGGATTAGAAAAGAAAAAATCAAAGTTTACGTTGGACATAAAAAACAAAATATCAGCAAAGCTACAATTTTGGTTGTCTCTTCAGCAATTAAAAAAAATAACCCAGAATTAATTGAAGCAAAATCAAAAGGTCTACCAATATATAAAAGAGGCGAAATGCTAGCAAACATTGTGTCTCTTTCTAAAAATATTGTAGTTGTCGGATCTCACGGCAAAACAACAACCACATCTTTAATTGCATCAATTTTTCAAAATACAAAAATAGACCCGACGATTATTAATGGAGGAATTATAAATTCAATCAATAATACCGCAAAATTAGGTAAAAGTGATTGGTCTATTTTGGAGGCAGATGAGTCTGATGGTAGTTTTATATTTATTCCACCAACTTACTCAATCATAACCAACATTGATAGAGAGCACATGGATTTTTATAATTCGATGAAAAAATTAAATAAATATTTTATTAATTTTGTTGAGAAGGTTCCATCTTTCGGAAAATCATTTATATGTTTAGATGATAAGAATAACAAAAATCTAATAAAAAAAATTAAAAAGAAAAATTTCTATACGTACGGTGAAGATCTTAGATCAAACTTTTCTATAAAAAATATAAATCAATATAAAGAATTTTCAAAATTTGATTTATTTATAAAATTACCAAATAAAAAAAATCGATATTTAAAAAATATAATTATTCCTCTTCTAGGAAATCATAATATTAAAAATGCAGTTGCAGCTCTTGCAGTATCGTTGACTGTTGGAATATCAATATTTGATATAAAAAAAGGACTTAAAAATTTCAAAGGTGTTGAAAGAAGATTTAATAAGATTTTTTCTTTTAATAATGTTGATTTTTTTGATGATTACGCACATCACCCAACAGAGATAGGAGAAGTACTTAATGGTGTAAGCAAAGTGTACAAAGGTTATGAAAAGATATGTATTTTTCAACCTCATAGAATATCAAGAGTAAAAGATTTAAAAAAGGAGTTTAGTCACGCTTTTAAAAATGCTGATAAAGTAATTTTATTTCCAATCTATAATGCAGGTGAAAAAATGAAACTTGGATTCAGTTACCATAGTTTTGCAAAACAAATTATCAAAAATTCAAAGGTTGAATTATTAATGATCGAGAATCCAATGCAATTGGCAAAATACGTAAAAAGTAATATTTATGGAAAAAAGATTGTTATAGCAATGGGTGCTGGTTCTATTTCAAGCTGGATGAGAGAACTGCCTAAATATTTAAAATGA